Proteins from a single region of Corvus hawaiiensis isolate bCorHaw1 chromosome 6, bCorHaw1.pri.cur, whole genome shotgun sequence:
- the HPS5 gene encoding Hermansky-Pudlak syndrome 5 protein gives MASVPVIPDSYNHVLAELECLDPLLSALRLDSSRLKCTCIDVSKRWLALGSSGGGLNLIQKDGWKQRLFLTHKEGAISRVACCLHDEDYVAVATSQGLVVVWELNQERRGKPERIYVSSEHKGRKVTALCWDTAALRVFVGDHVGKVSAIKINTSKQGKAAATFVMFPVQIITTVDSRVVQLDYLDGRLLISSLTRTYLCDTEREKFWKIGNKERDGEFGACFFPVGKNSGNQQPLIYCARPGSRMWEVNFDGEVQSTHQFKQLLSSPPLPVVTLRQDPHYTGSSCSPQSLSFPKLLYLTEHCVVTWTERGIYIFLPQSVQVLLWSEVKDIQDIAVHKSELFCLHTNGKVVHLSLLLVDRCIERLMRRGFWTLAARVSCLFQNSVISCRARKNLPLDKLEHLKSQLDASTQQDLTVQLEELISKLEPLDSACSSRRSSISSHESFSVLDSGIYRVISRRGSQSDEDSCSLHSQTFSEDERLKEFPAHHEDEQLELENVSHASVVVEADRNETFLPFSIPLSFRSPSPLVSLQAVKESVSSFVRKTTEKIGTLHISPESRGKHEAKDDEQLSELTVNLVASPQEEKESEPQNCQLPEEDCLRDLKAATAEAIAKLQDPLVLLEPQCMRRVLQEWLVYLEEKFSSKEHSALAVKKSKTLCAEEQRAVLEENLQVAPAGRDTVDKEQSGVLEDCIEKENTDETCASKTVCENGTDWRGPPGCSFQVSPLCVIEPDVLKDLVELTTLCFELRVFSCGSGEAEESSEGSLPPAASGTLACRFMQSYFFLLDLKRVKQCIITTCATSPNVWETYIAGLKELTCHSPVALAMESEDMLKILKLLHDLGPWDDSPLLLAHAQRLYEKFGETALRPLIKFHPSILPSDIKQLCRNDPAHFLAYLDSLVKSKPEDKRPFLLRSLLQPESVRLDWLCLAVSHDAPQRANTVDEEGNPRPRSHLFTWGYSQLILLLIKLPADFVMKEKMADICKSHGFWPGYLFLCLELDRRREAFTNIVHLDDLSLLNGEDGSIPETIEEWKFLLHLAQNHSPAFHHQGPQNGNAVSNGGPSCPDCITVENVALLLAKAIGPNHALPLLQECGLTLELSERFTGVCEMLRIAEKRQRALIQSMLERCDRFLWSQQA, from the exons GCTTGGATCCATTGCTTTCTGCACTCAGGCTGGATTCCAGTCGTCTTAAG TGCACGTGTATAGATGTGTCGAAGAGATGGCTGGCTCTAGGCAGCTCAGGAGGAGGACTGAACCTTATCCAGAAGGATGGTTGGAAGCAAAGACTTTTTCTCACTCACAAG GAAGGTGCCATTTCCCGGGTGGCTTGTTGCTTGCATGATGAAGACTATGTTGCTGTTGCCACCAG CCAAGGCCTTGTTGTAGTCTGGGAGCTGAATCAGGAACGTCGTGGGAAGCCAGAACGGATTTATGTTTCCTCTGAGCATAAGGGCAGAAAagtcacagctctgtgctgggataCAGCTGCCCTTCGAGTTTTTGTAGGAGATCATGTGGGAAAAGTATCAGCCATCAAGATTAACACATCGAAACAAGGGAAG GCTGCTGCTACTTTTGTGATGTTTCCTGTCCAGATCATAACCACTGTAGATTCTCGGGTGGTTCAGCTTGATTACTTGGATGGAAGACTGCTCATATCTTCACTTACCCGCACTTATTTATGTGATACTGAGAG aGAGAAGTTCTGGAAAATTGGAAATaaagagagagatggagaattTGGAGCATGTTTCTTCCCTGTTGGAAAAAACAGTGGGAATCAGCAGCCATTAATATACTGTGCTCGACCTGGCTCGAGGATGTGGGAGGTGAACTTTGATGGGGAAGTGCAAAGCACACATCAGTTCAAGCAGCTGCTCTCGTCACCACCTCTCCCTGTTGTTACTCTCAG gCAGGATCCTCATTATACTGGTTCCAGCTGCTCTCCACAATCTTTATCTTTCCCCAAGCTGCTGTATTTGAC TGAGCACTGTGTGGTGACCTGGACAGAAAGAggcatttatatttttcttccccagagcGTTCAAGTCTTACTCTGGAGTGAAGTGAAAG ATATTCAGGATATCGCAGTTCACAAGAGTGAGCTGTTCTGTCTGCATACAAATGGGAAAGTTGTgcacctctccctgctgctggtcGATCGCTGCATAGAGCGTCTGATGAGAAGGGGGTTCTGGACCCTTGCTGCCAGGGTCTCTTGTCTCTTCCAAAATTCAGTTATTTCTTGCAGA GCAAGAAAAAATTTGCCTCTAGACAAGCTGGAGCACTTGAAGTCTCAGCTGGATGCTTCAACCCAGCAAGATCTCACTGTGCAACTGGAAGAACTGATTTCAAAGTTGGAACCTCTAGATTCTGCATGCAGTAGTAGAAGGAGCAGTATTTCATCTCAT GAGAGCTTCAGTGTCTTAGACTCTGGAATATACCGCGTTATCAGTCGAAGGGGCAGTCAGTCAGATGAAGACTCATGTTCCCTCCACAGTCAAACgttctcagaagatgagagacTTAAAGAATTTCCTGCACACCATGAAGATGAGCAGCTGGAACTTG AGAACGTATCTCATGCATCTGTGGTGGTTGAGGCTGACCGGAATGAGACATTTCTCCCATTCAGTATTCCTTTGTCATTCCGTTCCCCATCTCCTCTCGTCTCTCTCCAAGCTGTCAAAGAAAG CGTTTCCAGCTTTGTACGCAAAACCACGGAAAAGATTGGCACACTTCACATAAGTCCTGAATCTAGAGGGAAGCATGAAGCAAAGGATGATGAGCAGCTGTCAGAGTTAACTGTTAATCTCGTAGCATCTccccaggaagaaaaaga GTCAGAACCCCAGAACTGccagcttcctgaggaggaCTGTCTGAGAGATCTCAAGGCTGCAACAGCAGAAGCTAT AGCCAAGCTCCAGGATCCCCTGGTTTTATTAGAACCTCAGTGTATGAGAAGGGTCTTACAGGAATGGCTTGTCTATCTAGAAGAAAAATTCAGCAGCAAGGAGCATTCTGCTTTGGCTGTTAAGAAAAGCAAGACTCTGTGTGCTGAAGAACAGAGGGCAGTCCTGGAGGAAAACCTGCAAGTGGCTCCAGCTGGCAGAGACACAGTAGACAAGGAACAGAGTGGTGTTTTGGAAGACTgcattgaaaaggaaaatactgatGAAACCTGTGCAAGCAAAACCGTGTGTGAAAATGGTACTGATTGGAGGGGGCCTCCGGGCTGCAGCTTTCAGGTGTCTCCTCTGTGTGTCATCGAACCGGATGTTCTGAAGGATCTTGTGGAGCTCACAACTCTGTGCTTTGAGCTACGTGTCTTTTCTTGTGGGAGTGGTGAGGCTGAGGAGAGCTCTGAGGGGAGTCTGCCACCAGCAGCTTCAGGGACCTTGGCTTGTAGGTTTATGCAAAGCTACTTCTTCCTTTTGGATTTAAAGAGAGTAAAGCAGTGTATTATAACCACGTGTGCCACCAGCCCTAATGTGTGGGAAACGTACATTGCAGGATTGAAAG aactaaCCTGTCACAGTCCAGTGGCTTTAGCAATGGAAAGTGAAGATATGTTGAAAATACTGAAGCTGCTGCATGACCTGGGGCCATGGGATGACAGCCCACTGTTGCTGGCACATGCTCAAAG gcTTTATGAAAAATTTGGGGAAACAGCTCTTCGGCCCTTGATCAAATTCCACCCCTCTATTTTGCCTTCTGATATTAAACAGCTTTGCAGGAATGATCCGGCTCACTTCTTAGCGTATTTAGATAGTCTGGTGAAATCAAAGCCAGAGGATAAAAG GCCATTTCTCCTTAGGTCTCTTCTGCAGCCGGAGTCTGTGCGGTTGGACTGGTTGTGCTTGGCAGTTTCTCATGACGCTCCACAACGGGCAAACACTgtggatgaggaaggaaatCCCAG GCCACGATCGCATTTGTTTACTTGGGGCTACAGCCAGCTCATTCTGCTCTTGATTAAACTCCCAGCTGATTTTGttatgaaggagaagatggctGACATCTGTAAATCACATGG ATTTTGGCCTGGATATCTTTTTCTCTGTCTGGAGCTGGATAGAAGAAGAGAAGCCTTTACTAATATTGTTCATTTGGATGATTTGAGCCTGTTGAATGGAGAAGATG GTTCCATCCCAGAGACCATAGAAGAGTGGAAATTTCTTCTGCATCTTGCACAGAATCACAGCCCAGCTTTCCACCACCAGGGCCCACAGAATGGGAATGCTGTCAGCAATGGAGGCCCCAGCTGCCCAGACTGCATCACTGTGGAAAATGTCGCCTTATTGCTGGCCAAGGCCATCGGCCCAAATCATGCCTTGCCTCTCTTGCAGGAGTGTGGCTTGACACTAGAATTGTCTGAGAGATTTACTGGTGTCTGTGAGATGCTGAGAATTGCTGAGAAAAGGCAGAG AGCGCTGATTCAGTCCATGTTGGAAAGGTGTGACCGGTTTTTGTGGTCTCAGCAAGCATAG
- the LOC125328029 gene encoding serum amyloid A protein-like yields MRLWVCIALLSIVLCASAERPALLRAGQFVWDAFGGARDMYRAYRDMREANYKGADKYFHARGNYDAARRGPGGAWAARVISDARENWQSGVSGRGDEDTRADQEANEWGRSGGDPNRYRPAGLPSKY; encoded by the exons ATGAGGCTCTGGGTCTGCATCGCGTTGCTCTCCATTGTTCTGTGTGCAAGTGCTGAGAGACCAGCACTGCTCCGAGCTGGACAATTTGTCTGGGATGCTTTTGGAG GGGCGCGGGATATGTACAGAGCATACCGGGACATGCGCGAGGCAAATTACAAAGGTGCCGACAAGTATTTCCATGCCCGTGGGAATTATGACGCTGCCCGGAGAGGACCTGGTGGTGCTTGGGCAGCGAGGGTGATCAG cGACGCCCGGGAGAACTGGCAGAGCGGCGTGAGCGGCAGAGGCGACGAGGACACCCGGGCGGACCAGGAGGCGAACGAGTGGGGCCGCAGCGGCGGGGACCCGAACCGCTACCGGCCCGCGGGTCTGCCCAGCAAGTACTAG